The Candidatus Sericytochromatia bacterium genome contains the following window.
GCTGGGCGTTTCTGAACCTGCCGCCGGCCCTGGGGCCCACGCCGCCCTGGCGCCAGGCCTCGGAGCGCGGGCTGCTCTGGCAGTTTCAGTTGCACGAATTCGGCTGGGCGCTGGACCTGGTGCGGGCAGCGAGCGCCACGGGCGATCGCCGACCGGCCGAGCAGCTGGTGGCCCTGATGCTGGACTGGGTGCGCCACAACCCGCCGGGGCGAGGGCCCGGCTGGCATCCTTATCCCACCGCGCGGCGCCTGGTGGTCTGGTGCCAGGTGCTGGCGGCCTTGCAGGACACCCTGGCCTTGCGGGCGGCCTGGGAGCCGCTGAGCCGTTCGCTGGCGACGCAGGCCATGCACCTGCTGAACACCCTGGAGTACGACCTGCTGGGCAACCACTGGCTCGCCAACCTGCACGCGCTGACCTGGGCCGATGCCTGCCTGGCGCCCTGGCTGGCCCCGACCGATGCCGCCCGCCTGCATGGCGTGGCCGGGCGCTACTGGGAGGAGTTGCTGGCCCAGACCCGGCCCGATGGCTCGCACGAGGAGAACAGCCCGGCCTATACCCGCACCATCTTTCAGGACGCCTTCGAGACCCTGGTCATGGTCGAGCGGGCGGGCTGGGGCGTGCCCGAGGGCGTGCGGCCGCGCCTGCTGGCCATGGGCGACCACCTGATGGGCCTCATGCAACCCGATGGCCGCCTGCCGCTCCTGAACGACTCGCCCGGCGCAGCGCCGGAGGCGGCCCGGGCCCTGCTGGCGGCCGCGGCGGTCTACTTCGACCGCCCCGATTGGCGCTTCGTGGCGGGGGAGGCCGAGCGTGACACGCTGGCCTGGTTGTTCGGGGAGCCGGGCCTGGCGGCCTACGACGCCATGGCGTCTGAAGTGCCCTCGACCACCGCCCTGGCCTTCGCGCAGGCGGGCTGCTACGTCCTGCGCGAAGGCTGGCAGCCCGACGACGACTACATGTTGTTCGACTGTGGGCCGCTGGGGCCGCGTCATCAGATGGGGCACGGCCATGCCGACAGCTTGGCCGTGCTGCTCTGGAGCCACGGCCAGCCGATCCTGATCGACCCGGGGGTGTACAGCTACCGCGCGGGTCCCTGGCGCGACCACTTTCGCGGCACGCCGGCCCACAACACCGTCACCGTCGATGGTCAGGACAGCTCGGAGGTCTGGGCGGCCTTTCGCACCGCGCGCGCGGCCGAGGCCCACTGCGACGACTGGCGGC
Protein-coding sequences here:
- a CDS encoding alginate lyase family protein: MSSEVTRPPRPPRPWWQLPGLFVRTLQNLRPHQVTGRLGRRWRMAKAALLGVPRPRLKAQPAPLPRPFALGAVRVSPMAEAVMAGRWAFLNLPPALGPTPPWRQASERGLLWQFQLHEFGWALDLVRAASATGDRRPAEQLVALMLDWVRHNPPGRGPGWHPYPTARRLVVWCQVLAALQDTLALRAAWEPLSRSLATQAMHLLNTLEYDLLGNHWLANLHALTWADACLAPWLAPTDAARLHGVAGRYWEELLAQTRPDGSHEENSPAYTRTIFQDAFETLVMVERAGWGVPEGVRPRLLAMGDHLMGLMQPDGRLPLLNDSPGAAPEAARALLAAAAVYFDRPDWRFVAGEAERDTLAWLFGEPGLAAYDAMASEVPSTTALAFAQAGCYVLREGWQPDDDYMLFDCGPLGPRHQMGHGHADSLAVLLWSHGQPILIDPGVYSYRAGPWRDHFRGTPAHNTVTVDGQDSSEVWAAFRTARAAEAHCDDWRPGERVVGSHTGYARLRDPVRHQRTVTCLGRGHWRITDCLEAGGGAHDYAWTFQLAPQARLAVQGLAARVELGPACVAEVEVVGPQGLVLTPESNPVSPDWHVKTLAPALKLRLAAADRQVVVTTTWRIGGRST